In Corvus cornix cornix isolate S_Up_H32 chromosome 9, ASM73873v5, whole genome shotgun sequence, the genomic stretch CCCTGGCAGCACCCCTCGGTTCAGCCAGGGCCACACCAGTGACCTGCCCAGTACACGAGGTAGTGCAGGACACCTAAACCTCAGGGCAGGCTTAGATTGCATACTGGGAAATAATATCCATAGGCTGCACatggcagtggtggagtccccatccctggagagcTTAgaagccgtgtggatgtggcacttggggacatgggttagtggtggcctgggcagtgctgaggggatggttggactcaatggtcttggagggcttttccatTCTGTGACTGACAGACAAAGCAAGGGCTTGTTGATGCCATGatggttttttgccttttcttttatacccctgttatatctttttacaacttctgtattcctagtgctttttgcctacattcttggacttgttcgtcaagctgagagactcaacattttagaagcttcatagttagggatcattgtgccccagagcccaaggtcctctccagaacacattctgtaaaccaagatagaaccatccaggggaaggttccttggggaggggagctcactcgagcctctcattggggaatctttgatagatatgctaattagtaagacctataatgtgATACCCAatcttttggggtgggcattTGGCAgggtgcatttcggtgcatatgacctggatgtgtgcacctaaggatccttaaaataaataccaaggtaaaatccccttttcccttctaaccatgtttgactcttgattttaagaccaggaaaaggcatcattgTAATGCTGTGAGAGTGCAGTAAGTGGAAATGCAATAGGGGTGTAAGAGGAGTGAGGGAGGATTGTTGTTAGAAACAGATGTAAGGTTATAAACCCACACATTTCTCCTTTCAAACCACaatttgaaaattcagtttgatgttgcaacatttatttattttttgctgggCTGACTTACTGAGGTGGCAGGTCAGTGCCTGATTGAGTCCATGCCACTCTCTCCATGGCTGAACAATCTGCAGTGACAGGCAATCCCAGCTCTGATTGTCCATGTCCTGGAGCACATGGATGCAGGGGAtgctggctctgagcagggTGACATGCTGGCTCTTCTCCCCATTGCAGTTTTAAGCCTGGCTTTAGTCTGCTTAactttgcattaatttttttttcagtagcttgGACTACATGAAAGTGCAGAGGGTGGAAAGCAGGGCATGCTGCATGGCTCTTGGTACACCGTGTGCAGGAAGGGCAGCAAGATATAACTACGGGATGATTTGGGCTGGGGAGTGTCttaaaatcatctcattccacccatgtgccatgggcagggataccttccactagagcagttgctccaagctccatccagccttatttaatgaaataaatcaggaggaaaaagacTAAACCAAATGCTTGTTTGCTTTAGAAAGCTGTGAGCAGTGGGAGAGCACGTGATGCACAGCAGTGGTGGGTGCTGGTTAGGGCTCTGgacagtgctggcagggctggtgctggggtGAGGCGTGAAGGGTAATCACTGCACGGGATTGATCTGGATTTTAACACCCACGTGTTTCATTTGGCACCTCATCCCCTGTCTGAGAGAGATCTTGTGCTGTCCCAGCTGGTCCCTTTGACTGAAAGGGCTCCAATTAAATTAGCATATGGGCATTTCCATATCGCAGCTGATGCTGTAGGGCTCCTTCAGGTAAATCAGTTCATGACTTCCTTTATCTGAGAGTGCTGTGGGTTCAGGGAGGTTGCTGGGGTGGTTCACTGGAGGGCAGAGGAGTGCCTCTGGCATGAGATGAGACATGAGACGCTGGTCTTTGAAGGTTAAGCACTGTGAACTCCTGCCTAAGCCAAGGGTGACCTCAGGACAGGaacagagctgagcccaggctgTCACTGCACAGCCATGCTTCCATCTGGAGACCAGCATGGAAGGAGAGTGGGAAACCTTCCTTAAGTGCAACAAAGTAAAACACCAGTTTTGTGGTGGTTCCAGGTCTGGCCTCGtcttcctctgtgctgtttgCCCATGCCAGAGCTGTCCTGGGAGCTCCCGTTGCtcctggggagggatggggcaggagagggCTTTGTCCTGCATTCCCCATCACTCAGCTGTGCCTTATCTTCTCATGCCACCTGAAATCTGTCTCCTTTACCTATGTTTTACCTCTCAGCCCTTGATAAGAGGGACCCAGGGCCAGGCCACCCTCACCTGTGTTGGAAGCGGCTCACCCATCCCTCTGCCCAGCACCTGGCGCTGGTCCCCAGGGCAGGTGAAGTGACCATGGAGCTGTGTTCTCTCTTGGTTTTGTTGGAGCGAGGTCAAGAACATTGGGCTTTCACTGGCTGTTGTGCTGCAGAAGGactgaggggagagagagagagagagagagagagagagcacggatggatttttaaaatatgtgaataGGTTGGAGGTGCCCAGAACTTAAAGAAATGCCTGAAAGTTAGACTAAGGGCCAGTATTCTCCTGTGTTTGAGCTGGTGGCACATGGTTCAGCTTCCAGCCTTCTGTGATGTTTCATGGTCTGCTCCTCCAAAggatgctccagccccacaggctGCTCAGCCTGAGAGAGCACAAGGCTGTGCTGATTTGCTGTTGGTAGaacttcagcaaaagaaataacCTAAATTTTAAGCTGAAAAGGTAAAACCCTCAATTTTCTTTAGAGCAGGGTTTCTAGAGCTACAGCTGTTCTTTTCATCCCTCCTTGTGTGCCTGCCTGCACTTGGAGTGTTTTCGTAGTCAAATTATTGCCTGTTTGAATTTATTCCTACCTGTCCACCCTGTGCAGAAGTGGTTGCCTCTGGAAGATgcataaaaatcttttaattctGAGAATAGTGGCAATTAAATTTGATCTGTCAAATATTAACCAGATGCACTGGACTACGGagtattattactattttttgtCTACCAACCCTACTATTGCACAAGGGGTTGGTGTGTTGTGCGAGGCAAAGGTGCCTTTGCCAGGGCACGAGGTACCAGTCACTGCCTGAGGGGTGGCAGCGGGCcaggggctgccctgggctgatcGCCCCAGGCATCCCTGCGAGCTTGGCTCTGCCCGAGCCGCTGCCCCGCGGCATCGCTGTGGCCCGAGCTCCGGGTGGGCTTCTgcctgacagagctcagctCATCGCTGTGGGATATCCAGCACGGCTGCCCGCAGCTGGGTGTCACCGTGCGGCAGCCCGCGGCCACCTCCTCGTCCCTGCTCGCCCGTCCCTGGGGGCGCTGGGCCGGTGCCGTGCCGGGACAGGGAcggggggcgcggggctggCCGGGGGCTGTGCCGGGACAGGGATGCGGGGCTGGATGcggggctgtgccaggacagggGCGGGGACACGGGGCTGGATGCGGGGCTGGCCGGGGGCTGTGCCGGGACAGGGACGGTGGGCTCGGGGCTGGATGCGGGGCTGTGCCGGGACAGGGATGCGGGGCTCGGGGCTGGATGCGGGGCTGGCCGGGGGCTGTGCCGGGACAGGGACGGGGGCTGGATGCGGGGCTGTGCCGGGACAGGGACGGCGGCTGGATGTGGGGCTGGCCGGGGGCTCGGCTGCTCCCGGCGGCTGCACGCCCTGCTGGGGAGCCGTGTTGTTTTGGAAGCTGCACAGTGGAGTAACCTCTGCCCCGGGTGATACGACAAGAAATCACCTCCTGGCCGGGCCCCAAGCAAAACACGGGATTAACTttgccctgtgctggctggtGGCTGTTGGGAGGCGGTGagagctgctcccaccagcGCCGGAGCGGAGCCTGCAAGGATGGGGGCCcggctgctctgcctctgcctgctcACTGCCCTCCTCGGCTACTACATCTACACCCCGCTCCCCGAGGACCTGGCGGAGCCCTGGAAAGTGATGCTCGTCTCGGCTGCCTTCAGGGCCGTGGGGCACCTGGtgaggtggggggggggggctgggaGGGCGGAGCAGGGGGGTTCTCGTGCCTCTGGGGCTCACGGACACGGCAGTCCATGTGTGTCATGCTGCGTGCGTTACAGAGGTCCGGTGTTACACTGGTTGAAGGGCAGGAGTGGCTGAAATGAAGCACTAAACTTACTGTGACTATAATATAACGAAATGTAGAAAAGATTTGATGTTGCAGCCTTGAGAAAGGGCCATTCAGAGTAACTGGAATGAGATGTGAGGTGTGACTGCGGATAGACAAGCACAGACAAGTTTCTCTGGCTTTATAGCCCTGTGCAGCTGAAGCACGGCTGCCTGAATCATCCCCGTTCCTGTATGCAGGaactggcagtgctgggtgtcaGGGGAGGGAAGACTAGAGCAGCTCTCACATTCTGTTGATTTTTGTGGTTTCATGGAAATCCACTGACAGAGTAAGTCTGAAAACTACACAAAACAACATCTCTGTGTGAGACAGCTCTTGTTGGCAGGGGGTGCCTTTTTAGGGCTGTCCAGtctgcaggagaagggaggatgGAGGGGTTTTTTAGCGTGTCAGGGACTCTTTGCTGCtctcttgttttgattttgggGGTTGAGGTGGTGGAAGATGACAGTGGTGAGCAAGAAACTGTAGACTGCAGTGTTGGTGTGCTGCCTTGCTGCTTCCCCTCCTAAATCCCCTGCTGGAGGGAGCCTGCAAGGAGGGCGGGCACGGGCAGCTCATTGCCCAGGCACGCCTGGTGCCTGCTCGGTCACGGTGTCACCTCAGCTCGGCACTGCCGGCAGCAGGAGCGTCGTCTTTGTGCGAGGATCGTGTGTTTTCACTGGAACGTGGAGCTGTGTCCGTGGTGCCTGTTGTCCTGGCTGCCTGGGAAGCCTGAGCCCATTCCCCCCAGCGCTGCTGAGGGCAGGCGTTTTGTAACTGTGCTCTGGTCTCCTGTGAAACCACAATGCCAAGGGATGGACACAGACACagcctccctggagctgcactACTGCAGATTGCATCTAAGGTGGCTCTAAATTGTCCAAAGTATATCCTGAATGGCCGTCCAATTACAGGGCAGCGACTCGTGGTCACTTACGGCAGGTCTGCGTTTGCACAGGGGACCCTGTTTTGGTCTTTCTGACTCCCTTGTGTTggtttgaacaaaaaaaaaatgccaccCCCGAGCATTCCTGATCAGCAGAATCCTCTCCGAGCTCCCAAAAGGGTGTCCCAAGAGCACCATGACATGGCAAATTTCTGTCCCCTTCATTGTGGTAGGGCCTtggcagccctgctgggtgTCACTGGTGTGCTCAGAGTCCCTTCGTGCCCCTCCTTGCAGCAGGGAAGCTGGGAATGTCTCCCTTTGCCTTTTGGTGTTCATGTCCTGTGTCCGTGTGCTGCCACGCTGGGGAACAGCCTCTGAGAACCAGCCTGCCACTTGCTGTGGTGCTTGAGCACAAAATGCTTCAGGTCTTTCAGGGAGTGCCCCCCGCCCTCGGTCTGAAACACctgaagaaagtaaaaaacacaacacaacGTTTTTGTTGTAGTTCTGCAACATTCTCCCAAAGCTCCCGCCCTCcctccacagcccagctccgTGGAAGCACTGACAGCCCGACTCGGGCCCTTTCCAGCCCCGCTCAGGAGCTGCCGTGTCCGAGCTGGGCTGATGGGGAGCGTCCCCCGAGGGTGCCTcgtcccagctgctgcctctgcgGAAACCTGAACTGCTGGAAGCCGTGTGGCActgcccctgcccaggcacagccaggctcccttccccctccagAGGTTTTGGAGGGTTTGTCCTTGCTGCAGTGCTCCTCTGTGGAAGAGGGAGGAAGTGACTGGGGAAAATGCTTGCCAAAGCACGGGGATCCCAAACCCCAAAGAGGCTGGTTTTCCTGTCACTCCATAGCACCCAATAACCTCACACTGGGACAATGAGGATTTTCAGATGAGGGCACCATTTCCTTTCATTGATAATGGCCTGGGaaccacaggcagcagcccGGTGGTTTTCCACAGTGTAAACTGTCCACTtgtggaaaacacagctctgagagCACTGGAAATCCTCAGTGCTGGGGCTCAGAGAATTCCTCCCACTGTGGGGCTCTCACAAGCTCGGTGGAGTCACAGCAGGACTCACATTGActaatatatttgttttttcaagaTGTTAATCCTTGGGGAAAAAGCAACAGCTGAGAAATACTTATGTAAACTGTGTAAATGTTGTGGCTAAAACGGCAGTTCTGGCAcgtatgtgtgtgtttgttttcatggagCTGATGGCAAGGACCTGAGGTTCCCTTTGCagtgtgccagggcctgcccactcATCTCCATCCCAATTCTAACACACTGGGATTGGCAGGGCTCCTCCTGGCATCACCCGCTCCAAGCCTTCAGAGGGAGGAGACTCAAAAATGCGGTGACAATCACTGTCAAAGACTGCCGGCAAGGGCTGAGCCGTGTGCTATTCTAACTCCTTAAAGGGAAGGTTATATCacggaatcccagaatcccagactggtttgggttggaagagatcttaaatttcatttcattccaccctcctgccaaggtcagggacaccttccactagaccaggctgctcaaaacCTGGTTATATGTAGATGATGATCAAACAGTTGATTTAAATacaatttgaaggaaaaaaaatacaacaagcAGGGTCAGACTGTACGACTTACACCATCACAGTGTGAAGGCTAGTGGTTACACCTGTCAGCAAGTGACCACTTACAGTGTGGGGGTTTCACATTCCTCCTGGGGAGAATAGAGCATCACTTGGAAGCCAAACTTCAAACAGGGTCTGCACCAGGCTTGGctatcttctttcttttaaaactcaAACCTGCTCTgaatttcatctgttttcacCTTCAGATAACATGTAAGAACTTGGCTTTGTTACTTCATTGTTTCAGTTGTGATGTGctgaggcagggaggaggctggACTGGGAAGTGGTCACGTCCCATTGCTAGGGGTGGTGCTAGAGGAGCCAAGGTGCTAGTAGCAGTGCAGGGGCCGTGGGTGGCTCTCTGCAGTGCGTTCCCTGGGCTGTCCCCATGCcatgctggtgccagcagcaggccAGCAGCTGTGGGTGGTTGTTGGTGGCTCTCTGTGGCACGATGCCTGTGCTGATGCTGGTGGGTCACTGAGCCGGACACTGGGCTGTGGAGGAGACCCACAAAAACACCGAGCAGGAGCCTGAATGTGGACACAAACCAGCAGCCCTGGTTCTGGCTGGGCTCTGGCCTTGCTGGGCAGCTGGTGACACAGCGTGAGCGTGTGTCACAGAGTGCTTGTTTCACTGCCAAGTTCCAGATGGATACACTCTGGCCTGTTGTAGTAACCTCTACAGCAACTTTACAAGTTCGTACAGAGCATCAAATGGCTTAATGGGAATTTAATCTGAGAGTAAGGCTGCACTTAAGACAGTTTCCTCTTGTCTTGTGCTTTAGTCCGAGGCAGCTGATCTGCTGGGGCTGATGCACTACATGGACGGCATGAGGCTCATCACAGTTCTCGAGCTTGTTTCTCCCTCACCCGATGAAAATGTCACTGTGACGGACACAAAGTTCAACAACGTCCCTGTCCGCCTGTACCTGCCCAGGAGGGCACCTGATGGGCTCAGGAGGGCCATGGTCTACTTCCACGGTGGGGGGTGGTGCCTGGGAGATGCAGGTAAGCTCTGCTGCATCGCTGCCACGGCTCTGTGGGAAAGATCTCACCAGTCCTGTCAAGGGCTGCCTTTTGTTCTGTGGGAGTTGCCacagggaggggcaggggaCTTGTGTGTCACCAGTTACAAGCAGGGGGTGGTTTGGGAAAGTCACCTGGAAGCTGCTGCCAAGAGGAACAGGcagttctgtgtgtgtgtgtccattCTCACACGTACCGGGGTTTTATTGCAGGCATGAAATCCTATGATCACATATCACGGCAGATTTCGAACGAGCTAAATGCTGTTGTGGTGTCAGTCAAGTAAGAGATATTCTCCTTCCAGATGGGATGAGGGTTTGGAGTAAATTAATCTGTTTCAATTGATCTGATTTTTCAATGTTTCTGTATTTGGTCACGTGCTTTCCTGCTGACTTATAAACGTTTGTGAACAGAGGGTGCCAGGGTCACAGTGGTGAATTGTGGCCGGTGGCTATTTTGGCTTTATAAAGATGGGTGGGTAATAAAGTGGATCCTCTGGGATAGACAGTTcccacttctctgggcacagAAATGAACATCCCCCAACAGGGAGATGCGAGCAAGCTCTCCTCTTTATCCACAGCAGGTACTTACACGCTTCTCTTGCCTCCACCAGCTACCGTTTGGCACCTCAGCACCATTTCCCTGTCCAGTTTGAAGACGTGTACTCGGTGACCAAGTTCTTCCTCCAGAGCAAGGTCCTGTCCCAGTACGGGGTGGACCCCGCGCGGGTCTGCGTGGCCGGGGACAGTGCCGGGGGCAACCTGGCCGCGGCCGTGGCACAACAGGTACAACAAAGCTGCTTTGCAAGCTCAAAATCATTACTTTTGTCGTTTCATGAccactaaaaaaaaccacagctgacAGCATACGCTGCTCTCGCGGTCTGTGCCCACAGGATGCCACGCAGCCTGCGGGATTGTCACAGGGCTCCAGGACCAGGAAGAGCGGCTGTGCCTGAGCCACTCAACGGCATCCGAGGAGCTTTAGTGCCAAAACCAGACATCTGTCCCCTAAAAAAGGCTCTCTGCCCTCTAATTGGGGCATAGATCACTCTAACCTTAAGCACGTGTTGACTGAGCTAGGTATGATGTTTGAAAAGGGAATTTTACCTACGTGACTCATAAAGATGTAAATAGcagggaaaacaagcaaacaagaaacCCCTCCCTAAATGTTGCAGTGCCTGATCATACAGTTTGGTGCCTTTTGAACTTCTCCTTCAGCTTTATTAAATAAAGTCAGCCTGATGTTGTTGCTCTCTTGAGAAGTTGTTTGGATTCTAATGAAACACTGGGAATGGTGGTGAATTTGCTGCGGATGCTGAAGGCAGAATATGggggagaaaatggaaaatttattagtgaagaggggaaaaggttGACATATAAGAAATGTTGATGTTCAATTCATCACATTTTATTTGTTACATCTCTAAAATGCACAGAATTGCAATTGCTTGACTTGTAATACCTCagcattaaaaaccaaacagatgGGCAAGCTCTAAATTGTGTGAAATGATGAGGAGACCCAAAAACCTGAAAGTTTCATGATGTAAGAATAGAAATTTTCTGTAGCTGTAGAAAATCTTCTGTTAATACTTCAGAAAGCatcaaaatttcaaaaagaGTATTCCCCAAAAAACATTATCcttcaaaataagaaataaaattatatttgatgTTTGAGAATTTTTATTACAGCATGCTGTTTTAGATGATCTGCCTATAGATTCAGAACTTCTTTATCCTGGTGTTATTGATAGTTTTATTTTGCTCATGTTGCAAAATGCGTGTCGTAATTCTTTACTTCAGATGATCTGTCAGTGTGGGAGAATCAACACCTTTACTGATTCTTTGcaatggtttttctttttttctgcagctgttggACGACCCTGAAGTAAAAACCAAGCTCAAAGCTCAAATTTTGCTCTACCCTGCTCTGCAGGCCCTGGACCTGAATCTGCCGTCCTACCGAGACAATGACAACAAGCCGCTCTTGCCCAGGTCGCTGATGGTCAGGTTCTGGAGCGAGTATTTCACGTCGGACCCCGCCCTCAGGGAGGCCATGGCCTCCAACAGGCACGTCCCCGCCGACTCCGGCCACTTGTTCCAGTTTGTGAACTGGAGCCGCTTGCTGCCCGCGGAGATGCGGAAGGCGCACGAGTACGGCGGGCCTGCGGTCGGCGGCGCGGGCTGGCACACGGGCACCGCGGGTTCCTGGACCCGCGCGCGTCCCCGCTGCTGGCCAGCGATGCCCGGCTGCACCGCCTGCCCCCCGCCTACATCCTCACCTGCGAGCACGACGTGCTGCGGGACGACGGGGTGATGTACGCGCAGCGGCTCCGCGCCGCCGGCGTGCCCGTCACGCACCACCACGCCAAGGACGCCTTCCACGGGGCCATGATGTTCGTCTTGTGGCCGCTCGAGCTGGCTGTGGGGCACCGGCTCTTCAGCATATGCATGGACTGGCTGAGTGAGAATCTGTGAGCTGGAAACGGTGCCCTATTCGCCCTCCTCACACCTGCCAGGTGTGACTGGGGGCATAGGAGCTGTGCTGGATTTTGGCCGTGATTGCTGTCTCCCTTGCGATGCCCACAGGGTTGGGACTGGAGCGTTTCCCATCTTCTCTGGCAGAAATCAGTCTGATCCTAACCCACGTGTTCTTCCAGTGCTGTCATCTGAGCCTCAAACCCCCAGACTGCCAGGACTGCCCTGGGGTTCCTCTTCTGGAAGCCTGCAGCCTCTGGGATTTGGTGTCTTGTCTctattgctgcttctttcttcccatCACAACATCTTCAGGGTGTGTGCCGAAGGGCTGCGTCGCTGTGGGCCCATGGGATGTGCTTGGTGGCTGCTTTGCTCCTGTCCCCTTTGGCTCTGTGGGATGTGGCAGCAGGGCCCTACTGCTGCCAGGGTGATGGGCTGAACAGGAGCACCAGGACCTGGCTGCAGGAGGCTCAGGGCAGCTGGAGGGACCTGCCcactgcaggctgggctggggctactgttcctgccctgcacagctgcagggaagcCCTTGGAGACCCAGTGGGATGGCTGAAAAATTGTGCAAGTGTtttgggctttgtttgtttgttttgggggttttgtttatttggggttttttgttgtgct encodes the following:
- the AADAC gene encoding LOW QUALITY PROTEIN: arylacetamide deacetylase (The sequence of the model RefSeq protein was modified relative to this genomic sequence to represent the inferred CDS: inserted 1 base in 1 codon), with product MGARLLCLCLLTALLGYYIYTPLPEDLAEPWKVMLVSAAFRAVGHLSEAADLLGLMHYMDGMRLITVLELVSPSPDENVTVTDTKFNNVPVRLYLPRRAPDGLRRAMVYFHGGGWCLGDAGMKSYDHISRQISNELNAVVVSVNYRLAPQHHFPVQFEDVYSVTKFFLQSKVLSQYGVDPARVCVAGDSAGGNLAAAVAQQLLDDPEVKTKLKAQILLYPALQALDLNLPSYRDNDNKPLLPRSLMVRFWSEYFTSDPALREAMASNRHVPADSGHLFQFVNWSRLLPAEMRKAHEYGGPAVGGAXLAHGHRGFLDPRASPLLASDARLHRLPPAYILTCEHDVLRDDGVMYAQRLRAAGVPVTHHHAKDAFHGAMMFVLWPLELAVGHRLFSICMDWLSENL